From one Paenibacillus sp. FSL K6-1330 genomic stretch:
- a CDS encoding aldose 1-epimerase, producing MEGTNAYEGVYHNERAVYLRAGGYEAIMLPDIGGNLISFRDLDKGYRFLHEPTSEEMPGFKARPMIHGIPVLFPPNRYKDGQFRWNGKVHQLPVNEEATGHHLHGFLYNIPWEVDEYGHSGQEAYVTVSVHVDEQHPVFQSFPFRFHIQLRYGLSRQGLSQRVTITNTGQEAMPCLLAFHTSINAPFTNGGDARDYRLKLTVGKRWELDGRMLPTGSYQELSANEQVMQGAGVYPFFESMDNHYTAVAQNGRNRMELTDRAEKLMLVYDVGTSYKQWMIWNNEATEGFFCPEPQINLVNAPNMDMEVEEIGCFSLEPNEIWEETSRLYVKESRG from the coding sequence ATGGAAGGGACGAATGCCTACGAAGGCGTATACCATAACGAGCGAGCAGTTTATTTGAGAGCCGGGGGTTATGAGGCCATCATGCTTCCGGATATCGGCGGGAATTTGATATCGTTCCGGGACCTCGATAAGGGCTATCGGTTTCTGCATGAGCCGACGTCGGAGGAAATGCCGGGATTCAAAGCAAGGCCGATGATTCATGGCATTCCGGTATTGTTTCCCCCGAACCGCTATAAAGACGGCCAGTTCCGGTGGAACGGCAAAGTCCATCAGCTGCCGGTCAATGAAGAGGCAACCGGTCATCATCTGCATGGATTTCTGTACAACATTCCATGGGAGGTCGATGAATACGGGCATTCCGGGCAGGAAGCTTATGTGACCGTGTCTGTCCACGTGGATGAACAGCATCCGGTATTCCAAAGCTTCCCGTTCCGGTTCCATATTCAGCTTCGGTATGGCTTAAGCCGGCAGGGGCTATCCCAGCGGGTAACGATTACCAATACAGGCCAAGAAGCCATGCCGTGTTTGCTGGCGTTCCATACGTCCATCAACGCGCCATTTACCAATGGAGGCGACGCCCGGGATTACCGCTTAAAGCTGACCGTCGGGAAGCGGTGGGAGCTGGATGGGCGAATGCTGCCCACCGGATCCTATCAGGAGCTATCCGCTAACGAGCAGGTCATGCAAGGAGCAGGCGTTTACCCCTTCTTCGAAAGTATGGACAATCATTATACCGCTGTAGCTCAAAATGGAAGAAACCGGATGGAGCTTACCGATCGGGCGGAGAAACTGATGCTGGTTTATGACGTAGGCACCTCCTATAAACAATGGATGATCTGGAACAACGAAGCGACCGAGGGTTTCTTTTGTCCTGAGCCGCAGATCAATCTGGTCAATGCGCCCAATATGGACATGGAAGTCGAAGAAATCGGGTGTTTCAGTCTTGAGCCAAATGAAATCTGGGAAGAGACCAGCAGGCTGTACGTGAAGGAAAGCCGAGGCTAA
- a CDS encoding carbohydrate ABC transporter permease produces the protein MEDIKQLKVKRRRKHKSIGDRVFDFTNYTLLTALTLVCFYPILHIFFASVSDPSALMAHKGVLLKPLGFTLDGYKLVFKDNSLLKGYMNTIIYVGLGTLVNMVMTILGAYVLSRRDLYFKNFIMILITITMFFGGGLIPWFLLMKDIGLYNNLWAMILPTALSTWNIIILRTGFQSIPRELEEAALIDGASQANILITVILPLSKATLAVIFLYYLVGNWNSWFNAMVLLKDRELFPLQLLMKEILVANDSTATTIGSAGGVVINSAQSSTAFRELVKYCAIVVSTVPILLVYPFLQKYFVKGVYVGSIKG, from the coding sequence ATGGAGGATATCAAGCAACTCAAAGTGAAACGAAGAAGGAAGCATAAAAGCATAGGGGACCGCGTGTTCGACTTCACGAACTATACGCTGTTAACCGCATTAACGTTGGTTTGTTTTTATCCCATATTGCATATCTTCTTTGCTTCCGTCAGCGATCCCAGCGCCTTGATGGCCCATAAAGGGGTATTGTTAAAGCCGCTGGGGTTCACACTCGACGGTTACAAGCTGGTGTTTAAAGACAACAGCCTGCTGAAGGGGTACATGAATACGATCATTTATGTTGGACTGGGCACCTTGGTCAATATGGTCATGACGATATTAGGCGCATACGTGCTCTCCAGGCGGGACTTGTATTTCAAAAATTTTATCATGATTTTAATTACGATCACCATGTTTTTTGGCGGAGGGCTGATTCCCTGGTTCCTGTTAATGAAGGACATCGGCTTGTACAACAATCTGTGGGCGATGATTCTGCCGACCGCTTTAAGCACTTGGAACATCATCATTTTAAGAACCGGATTCCAATCGATTCCGAGAGAGCTGGAAGAAGCGGCATTGATTGACGGCGCGAGCCAGGCCAATATTCTGATCACGGTCATCCTGCCACTGTCGAAAGCCACGCTGGCCGTTATCTTCCTGTATTATCTGGTCGGGAATTGGAACTCCTGGTTTAACGCGATGGTCCTGCTGAAGGATAGGGAATTGTTCCCGTTACAGCTGCTGATGAAGGAAATCCTGGTCGCTAATGATTCGACGGCCACCACGATCGGCAGCGCGGGCGGGGTTGTCATTAACAGTGCTCAGAGCTCGACGGCTTTCCGGGAGTTGGTTAAATATTGCGCAATAGTAGTTTCGACCGTGCCTATATTGCTGGTGTATCCTTTCCTGCAAAAGTATTTTGTGAAAGGCGTTTATGTGGGTTCGATCAAAGGCTAG
- a CDS encoding sugar-binding domain-containing protein, whose protein sequence is MLTEVSKTQPVRNEYPRPQFQRKEWLTLNGEWDFRFDDETIGEDEGWYRAEAMASFTRKINVPFTFQSRLSGIGDPSFHDVVWYRRTFEIPQNWNGKRIVLHFGAVDYMAKVWVNGHLVAMHEGGHTPFQADITAALTEGSNTVVLRAEDFSRDVTLPRGKQYWLEHSASIFYTRTTGIWQSVWIEPVSPVHLSKAMMTPDIDRNEIRIRTFLDGYKSTEDFKLQITISYKGELVAEDQYTIRNAEQLRTIGLSDFTDHGLGRLWSPEFPNLYTIEFRVVQDGNVVDQVSSYFGMRKVSIENGKLCLNNRPYFQRLVLDQGYFPEGILTAPSDEALKRDVELAKEMGFNGVRKHQKTEDPRFLYWCDQLGLLLWSEAANAYEYSESYVRRFTAEWQEIIERDYNHPCIVTWVPLNESWGVPNVQMDKRQQQHGLAMYHLTKSLDDSRPVVYNDGWEHMTTDLVTIHDYESRQEVLEERYATAASAVEAMPANRRIFVGGASYEGQPILVSEFGGIAFKKSDWEGWGYSGAENEEDFLIRLKAVVDPMFSSPVIQGYCYTQLTDVEQEINGLLTYDRKPKAPLETIRNIMTGK, encoded by the coding sequence ATGTTGACAGAAGTTAGCAAGACACAACCGGTTCGCAACGAATATCCGAGACCCCAGTTTCAGCGCAAAGAGTGGTTAACCCTCAATGGCGAATGGGATTTCCGTTTTGATGATGAAACCATCGGCGAGGATGAAGGGTGGTATCGGGCGGAAGCGATGGCTTCCTTTACACGGAAGATCAACGTCCCCTTTACGTTCCAAAGCAGGCTGAGCGGCATTGGAGATCCTTCTTTTCATGATGTGGTATGGTACCGCAGAACGTTTGAAATCCCGCAGAACTGGAACGGGAAACGGATCGTGCTTCATTTCGGTGCCGTGGATTATATGGCCAAAGTGTGGGTGAACGGGCATTTGGTGGCCATGCATGAAGGAGGGCATACGCCGTTTCAAGCGGACATTACGGCCGCGCTCACGGAAGGAAGCAACACGGTCGTGCTGCGGGCGGAGGATTTCAGCCGCGACGTCACTCTGCCGAGGGGCAAACAATATTGGCTTGAGCATTCGGCAAGCATTTTCTATACCCGTACGACTGGCATCTGGCAGAGTGTGTGGATAGAGCCGGTATCCCCGGTACATCTGAGCAAAGCGATGATGACGCCTGACATTGACCGGAACGAAATTCGCATCCGGACATTCCTTGACGGCTATAAATCTACAGAGGATTTTAAGCTGCAGATCACCATATCGTATAAGGGTGAATTGGTTGCCGAGGATCAGTATACGATCCGAAATGCGGAACAGCTCCGGACTATAGGGCTGAGCGATTTTACGGATCATGGCCTGGGACGCCTCTGGAGCCCCGAGTTTCCGAACTTGTATACCATCGAGTTTCGCGTTGTTCAAGATGGGAACGTTGTCGATCAAGTATCCAGTTATTTCGGGATGCGGAAGGTATCGATCGAGAACGGCAAGCTGTGCCTGAATAACCGCCCGTATTTCCAAAGGCTGGTGCTGGATCAGGGGTATTTCCCTGAGGGAATTCTGACGGCTCCTTCAGACGAGGCTTTGAAGCGCGATGTGGAGCTGGCGAAGGAAATGGGATTCAACGGCGTGAGAAAGCACCAGAAGACGGAGGACCCAAGGTTCTTGTACTGGTGCGACCAGCTCGGCTTGCTGTTATGGAGCGAGGCGGCTAACGCGTATGAATATTCCGAGTCCTATGTTCGCCGCTTCACGGCGGAATGGCAGGAGATCATCGAGCGGGACTATAACCATCCTTGCATCGTCACCTGGGTTCCGCTCAATGAGAGTTGGGGCGTTCCCAATGTTCAGATGGATAAGCGTCAGCAGCAGCATGGGCTTGCCATGTATCATTTAACGAAGTCATTGGACGATAGCAGGCCGGTTGTTTACAACGACGGGTGGGAGCATATGACCACCGACCTGGTTACTATTCATGACTACGAGAGCCGCCAGGAAGTGCTGGAGGAGCGGTATGCAACAGCCGCTTCCGCGGTGGAAGCCATGCCGGCGAACAGGAGAATATTCGTCGGCGGCGCTTCTTACGAAGGCCAACCCATTCTGGTATCGGAGTTTGGCGGGATAGCCTTTAAGAAGAGCGATTGGGAGGGCTGGGGGTATTCCGGCGCCGAGAACGAGGAGGACTTCCTGATCCGGCTCAAGGCCGTAGTGGATCCGATGTTTTCATCCCCGGTGATCCAGGGATATTGCTATACGCAGCTGACGGATGTTGAGCAGGAAATCAACGGTTTGCTGACGTATGACCGTAAGCCGAAGGCGCCGCTTGAAACCATTCGCAACATCATGACGGGTAAATAG
- a CDS encoding sugar-binding domain-containing protein, translating to MTELTLPRSEYPRPQWVRPEWINLNGAWQFEIDHGKSGKERGFHEPGHDLSGTITVPFCPESKLSGVEYKDFMAAVWYKRDFTVPEEWKGSILLHFGAVDYETEVWVNGVSVGMHRGGYTPFSFDITSHVIPGKNVITVCAEDDVRSGRQPRGKQSGRFHSHGCDYTRTTGIWQTVWLERVPEAYLSDMKIVGDPDNACAHLEVKICGNAVGHKLSASALYEGKPVGNASAVVSGPSVKLTIPLAEVHLWEVGQARLYDLELTLQGRDQVSDKVQSYFGLRTVMLDGMAFRINGKSVFQRLVLDQGFYQDGVYTAPSDEDLRKDIEISMGLGFNGARLHEKMFEPRFLYWADRLGYLVWGEHANWGLDITTTEGLSHFLPEWLEGMERDFNHPALIGWCPFNETWDRDGAKQNNEVLRIVYEVSKKMDPTRPVIDTSGNFHVVTDIFDIHDYDQNPETFKERYEPMKNGGEVYNSFPNRQQYEGQPYFISEYGGIWWNPDQKDEKSWGYGDRPTSEEAFLTRYAGLTNVLLDHPKMFGFCYTQLYDVEQEVNGLYTYDRRPKFDPEVIRRINSRKAAIED from the coding sequence ATGACAGAATTAACACTGCCGCGTTCGGAATACCCCCGCCCGCAATGGGTAAGACCTGAATGGATTAATCTGAACGGTGCTTGGCAATTCGAAATCGATCATGGGAAAAGCGGGAAGGAGCGCGGATTCCATGAGCCGGGACATGATCTATCCGGAACGATCACCGTTCCCTTCTGCCCCGAAAGTAAGCTGTCCGGCGTTGAATATAAGGATTTCATGGCAGCTGTATGGTACAAACGCGATTTTACCGTGCCTGAAGAATGGAAAGGCAGCATCCTGCTTCACTTCGGAGCTGTGGATTACGAGACGGAAGTATGGGTAAACGGTGTATCCGTAGGAATGCATCGCGGAGGATATACGCCTTTTAGCTTTGATATTACGTCGCATGTGATACCGGGCAAGAACGTGATTACCGTCTGTGCGGAAGACGACGTCCGTTCCGGACGCCAGCCGCGCGGGAAACAAAGCGGGCGGTTTCACTCGCATGGTTGTGATTACACCCGTACGACGGGGATTTGGCAGACGGTATGGTTGGAGCGAGTGCCGGAGGCCTATTTGTCCGACATGAAAATAGTGGGTGATCCCGATAATGCCTGCGCGCACCTTGAAGTAAAGATATGCGGAAATGCTGTGGGACATAAACTGAGCGCCTCCGCTCTGTATGAGGGAAAACCTGTAGGGAACGCCAGTGCGGTCGTATCCGGGCCGTCCGTCAAACTTACCATTCCATTGGCGGAGGTTCACTTGTGGGAGGTGGGTCAGGCGAGGCTGTACGATCTGGAATTAACCCTGCAAGGACGGGATCAGGTTAGCGATAAGGTCCAATCCTATTTCGGGCTTAGAACCGTCATGCTGGACGGCATGGCCTTCCGCATCAACGGCAAATCCGTGTTTCAGCGCCTTGTGCTGGATCAAGGTTTCTATCAGGATGGGGTCTACACCGCCCCAAGCGATGAGGATCTCCGCAAAGACATCGAAATTTCGATGGGACTCGGCTTTAACGGCGCAAGGCTTCACGAGAAGATGTTTGAACCGCGCTTTCTATACTGGGCGGACCGTTTAGGGTATCTGGTGTGGGGAGAACATGCAAATTGGGGATTGGACATTACCACAACGGAGGGGCTGTCACATTTTCTCCCGGAATGGCTCGAAGGCATGGAACGCGATTTCAATCATCCTGCTCTCATCGGCTGGTGTCCTTTTAACGAGACATGGGACCGTGACGGCGCCAAGCAAAATAACGAAGTGCTGCGCATTGTGTACGAAGTATCGAAAAAGATGGATCCGACGCGTCCCGTCATTGATACGAGCGGTAACTTCCATGTCGTGACGGATATTTTCGATATCCATGATTACGACCAGAACCCGGAGACATTCAAGGAACGATATGAGCCGATGAAGAACGGCGGAGAGGTGTACAATAGCTTCCCGAATCGGCAGCAGTATGAAGGCCAGCCTTATTTCATCAGCGAATATGGCGGCATATGGTGGAATCCGGACCAAAAAGACGAGAAGTCCTGGGGTTACGGCGACAGGCCGACCTCCGAAGAAGCGTTTCTAACGCGCTATGCGGGCTTAACGAATGTGCTGCTGGATCATCCGAAAATGTTCGGATTTTGTTATACCCAGCTGTACGACGTGGAGCAGGAAGTGAACGGATTGTATACCTATGACAGACGTCCAAAATTCGATCCCGAAGTGATTCGCCGCATCAATTCCCGCAAGGCCGCGATTGAAGATTGA